From one Salmo salar chromosome ssa09, Ssal_v3.1, whole genome shotgun sequence genomic stretch:
- the LOC106591813 gene encoding synaptojanin-2-binding protein isoform X2: MNRLGSGVVVHQRAAETQLLHEFTFTFITTPLKQLFSLSFGFPYIMNGSAKYTAPTVLGIQLKRGPQGLGFNIVGGLDQQYVLNDSGIYVAKIKENGAAALDGRLQEGDKILAINGQKLENLSHSAAVELFRSAGEDVQLRVQQRPTMAMNGPTSSRLDGESSVSSLGILVAVLGAAAAITFLYMRFQPQLRRHF, encoded by the exons ATGAATCGTCTGGGAAGTGGAGTTGTAGTCCATCAGAGGGCAGCAGAGACACAACTCCTGCATGAGTTCACCTTCACATTCATAACTACCCCCCTAAAACAGCTATTTAGCTTGTCCTTCGGATTTCCTTACATCATGAACGGGTCAGCAAAATATACAGCGCCTACCGTGCTGGGTATACAGTTGAAAAGAGGACCACAAG gTCTAGGGTTTAACATAGTGGGAGGTCTGGATCAGCAGTATGTTCTGAATGACAGTGGGATCTATGTGGCAAAAATCAAAGAGAACGGCGCAGCAGCGCTGGATGGAAGATTACAAGAGGGAGACAAGATATTGGCG ATAAATGGGCAAAAGCTGGAGAACCTGTCACACAGTGCTGCAGTGGAGCTGTTCAGGTCAGCAGGAGAGGACGTGCAGCTACGCGTGCAGCAGAGG CCCACCATGGCCATGAATGGTCCCACCAGTTCCAGGCTTGACGGTGAATCTTCTGTCTCCTCCTTGGGAATACTGGTGGCTGTCCTGGGAGCTGCTGCAGCCATTACGTTCCTATACATGCGCTTCCAGCCACAACTGAGGAGGCACTTTTAA
- the LOC106591813 gene encoding synaptojanin-2-binding protein isoform X1, producing MNRLGSGVVVHQRAAETQLLHEFTFTFITTPLKQLFSLSFGFPYIMNGSAKYTAPTVLGIQLKRGPQGLGFNIVGGLDQQYVLNDSGIYVAKIKENGAAALDGRLQEGDKILAVKKKDINGQKLENLSHSAAVELFRSAGEDVQLRVQQRPTMAMNGPTSSRLDGESSVSSLGILVAVLGAAAAITFLYMRFQPQLRRHF from the exons ATGAATCGTCTGGGAAGTGGAGTTGTAGTCCATCAGAGGGCAGCAGAGACACAACTCCTGCATGAGTTCACCTTCACATTCATAACTACCCCCCTAAAACAGCTATTTAGCTTGTCCTTCGGATTTCCTTACATCATGAACGGGTCAGCAAAATATACAGCGCCTACCGTGCTGGGTATACAGTTGAAAAGAGGACCACAAG gTCTAGGGTTTAACATAGTGGGAGGTCTGGATCAGCAGTATGTTCTGAATGACAGTGGGATCTATGTGGCAAAAATCAAAGAGAACGGCGCAGCAGCGCTGGATGGAAGATTACAAGAGGGAGACAAGATATTGGCGGTAAAGAAAAAAGAT ATAAATGGGCAAAAGCTGGAGAACCTGTCACACAGTGCTGCAGTGGAGCTGTTCAGGTCAGCAGGAGAGGACGTGCAGCTACGCGTGCAGCAGAGG CCCACCATGGCCATGAATGGTCCCACCAGTTCCAGGCTTGACGGTGAATCTTCTGTCTCCTCCTTGGGAATACTGGTGGCTGTCCTGGGAGCTGCTGCAGCCATTACGTTCCTATACATGCGCTTCCAGCCACAACTGAGGAGGCACTTTTAA